Proteins from a single region of Chrysemys picta bellii isolate R12L10 chromosome 25, ASM1138683v2, whole genome shotgun sequence:
- the UBXN6 gene encoding UBX domain-containing protein 6 isoform X1: MRKFFQDIKADIKFKTAGPGQKLAEPPRERAPKEKPKAAPPKSRQGPTDEAQMAAAAALARLEQKPKPWLPSSQDAIKSQVKKELMAEAAASERGLSTDHTGSVSAVEEETAGLSVSGVYFICPLTGATVRKDQKEAHIKEAILLHFSRDPVAASIMEIQTFNRDREKVKLAVETIAKYLDNIHLHPEEEKYRKIKLQNKVFQERINCLEGTHEFFQAIGFEKEMLPVPGQETTEEYYVLKEEVLTKLEDLKDYKEQLLSSEPVKAQLDRQLCVFKPSPQAAQFELPHDFYNLTAEELKREQRLRTEAVEKASMLRTKAMREREEQREMRKYNYTLLRVRFPDGYILQGTFYAREPVSVLYRFVREALKDDWMPFELVAPGGLKLTEENVAFNERGLVPSALLTFAWDAAVMADIKASGEEQKGSPLKPELLSAVQILS; encoded by the exons aTGCGGAAATTCTTCCAAGACATCAAAGCGGATATTAAATTCAAAACAGCGGGGCCGGGCCAGAAGCTGGCGGAGCCGCCCAG GGAAAGGGCCCCCAAAGAAAAGCCAAAAGCGGCCCCCCCAAAGTCTCGCCAAGGGCCCACAGATGAGGCccagatggcagcagctgcagccttgGCCCGGCTGGAGCAGAAGCCCAAGCCTTGGCTCCCTTCATCCCAAGATGCCATCAAGAGTCAGG TGAAAAAGGAGCTTATGGCTGAAGCAGCAGCAAGTGAGAGAGGACTCTCCACGGATCACACG GGTTCTGTGTCTGCGGTTGAGGAAGAAACAGCTGGACTGTCAGTGTCAGGGGTCTATTTCATTTGCCCACTAACTGGGGCCACCGTAAGGAAAGACCAGAAGGAAGCACACATAAAAGAGGCCATCCTCTTG CATTTCTCTAGAGACCCAGTGGCTGCCTCGATCATGGAGATTCAGACCTTCAACAGGGACCGAGAGAAAGTGAAACTTGCAGTTGAGACCATTGCCAA ATATCTGGATAATATCCACCTCCATCCAGAGGAGGAGAAGTACCGGAAAATCAAACTGCAGAATAAAGTGTTTCAG GAAAGGATAAACTGTCTAGAAGGGACACACGAGTTTTTCCAGGCCATTGGGTTTGAGAAGGAAATGCTGCCTGTTCCAGGACAAG AGACCACAGAAGAGTACTATGTGCTGAAGGAGGAGGTGTTGACTAAGCTGGAGGACCTCAAGGACTATAAGGAGCAGCTGTTGAGTTCTGAGCCGGTGAAGGCCCAGTTGGATCGCCAGCTCTGCGTATTCAAACCCTCCCCGCAAGCTGCCCAGTTTGAGCTGCCCCATGACTTCTACAACCTGACAGCAGAGGAGCTAAAACGGGAACAGCGGCTCCG GACGGAAGCCGTGGAGAAGGCGTCTATGCTGAGGACAAAGGCTATGCGGGAGAGAGAAGAACAAAGGGAAATGCGGAAATATAACTACACGCTGCTACGAGTCCGTTTTCCCGATGGATACATTCTGCAAG GGACATTCTATGCCCGGGAGCCAGTCTCTGTGCTCTACAGGTTTGTGAGAGAAGCACTGAAGGATGATTGGATGCCCTTTGAGCTAGTTGCACCTGGAGGTCTTAAACTGACTGAAGAGAACGTGGCATTCAATGAGCGTGGGCTG GTGCCGTCTGCTCTCCTGACATTTGCATGGGATGCAGCTGTCATGGCAGACATAAAAGCTTCAGGAGAAGAGCAGAAAGGAAGCCCCTTGAAACCAGAACTCCTTTCTGCTGTCCAGATATTGTCATGA
- the UBXN6 gene encoding UBX domain-containing protein 6 isoform X4, whose translation MAAAAALARLEQKPKPWLPSSQDAIKSQVKKELMAEAAASERGLSTDHTGSVSAVEEETAGLSVSGVYFICPLTGATVRKDQKEAHIKEAILLHFSRDPVAASIMEIQTFNRDREKVKLAVETIAKYLDNIHLHPEEEKYRKIKLQNKVFQERINCLEGTHEFFQAIGFEKEMLPVPGQETTEEYYVLKEEVLTKLEDLKDYKEQLLSSEPVKAQLDRQLCVFKPSPQAAQFELPHDFYNLTAEELKREQRLRTEAVEKASMLRTKAMREREEQREMRKYNYTLLRVRFPDGYILQGTFYAREPVSVLYRFVREALKDDWMPFELVAPGGLKLTEENVAFNERGLVPSALLTFAWDAAVMADIKASGEEQKGSPLKPELLSAVQILS comes from the exons atggcagcagctgcagccttgGCCCGGCTGGAGCAGAAGCCCAAGCCTTGGCTCCCTTCATCCCAAGATGCCATCAAGAGTCAGG TGAAAAAGGAGCTTATGGCTGAAGCAGCAGCAAGTGAGAGAGGACTCTCCACGGATCACACG GGTTCTGTGTCTGCGGTTGAGGAAGAAACAGCTGGACTGTCAGTGTCAGGGGTCTATTTCATTTGCCCACTAACTGGGGCCACCGTAAGGAAAGACCAGAAGGAAGCACACATAAAAGAGGCCATCCTCTTG CATTTCTCTAGAGACCCAGTGGCTGCCTCGATCATGGAGATTCAGACCTTCAACAGGGACCGAGAGAAAGTGAAACTTGCAGTTGAGACCATTGCCAA ATATCTGGATAATATCCACCTCCATCCAGAGGAGGAGAAGTACCGGAAAATCAAACTGCAGAATAAAGTGTTTCAG GAAAGGATAAACTGTCTAGAAGGGACACACGAGTTTTTCCAGGCCATTGGGTTTGAGAAGGAAATGCTGCCTGTTCCAGGACAAG AGACCACAGAAGAGTACTATGTGCTGAAGGAGGAGGTGTTGACTAAGCTGGAGGACCTCAAGGACTATAAGGAGCAGCTGTTGAGTTCTGAGCCGGTGAAGGCCCAGTTGGATCGCCAGCTCTGCGTATTCAAACCCTCCCCGCAAGCTGCCCAGTTTGAGCTGCCCCATGACTTCTACAACCTGACAGCAGAGGAGCTAAAACGGGAACAGCGGCTCCG GACGGAAGCCGTGGAGAAGGCGTCTATGCTGAGGACAAAGGCTATGCGGGAGAGAGAAGAACAAAGGGAAATGCGGAAATATAACTACACGCTGCTACGAGTCCGTTTTCCCGATGGATACATTCTGCAAG GGACATTCTATGCCCGGGAGCCAGTCTCTGTGCTCTACAGGTTTGTGAGAGAAGCACTGAAGGATGATTGGATGCCCTTTGAGCTAGTTGCACCTGGAGGTCTTAAACTGACTGAAGAGAACGTGGCATTCAATGAGCGTGGGCTG GTGCCGTCTGCTCTCCTGACATTTGCATGGGATGCAGCTGTCATGGCAGACATAAAAGCTTCAGGAGAAGAGCAGAAAGGAAGCCCCTTGAAACCAGAACTCCTTTCTGCTGTCCAGATATTGTCATGA
- the UBXN6 gene encoding UBX domain-containing protein 6 isoform X3 → MLWERAPKEKPKAAPPKSRQGPTDEAQMAAAAALARLEQKPKPWLPSSQDAIKSQVKKELMAEAAASERGLSTDHTGSVSAVEEETAGLSVSGVYFICPLTGATVRKDQKEAHIKEAILLHFSRDPVAASIMEIQTFNRDREKVKLAVETIAKYLDNIHLHPEEEKYRKIKLQNKVFQERINCLEGTHEFFQAIGFEKEMLPVPGQETTEEYYVLKEEVLTKLEDLKDYKEQLLSSEPVKAQLDRQLCVFKPSPQAAQFELPHDFYNLTAEELKREQRLRTEAVEKASMLRTKAMREREEQREMRKYNYTLLRVRFPDGYILQGTFYAREPVSVLYRFVREALKDDWMPFELVAPGGLKLTEENVAFNERGLVPSALLTFAWDAAVMADIKASGEEQKGSPLKPELLSAVQILS, encoded by the exons ATGTTATG GGAAAGGGCCCCCAAAGAAAAGCCAAAAGCGGCCCCCCCAAAGTCTCGCCAAGGGCCCACAGATGAGGCccagatggcagcagctgcagccttgGCCCGGCTGGAGCAGAAGCCCAAGCCTTGGCTCCCTTCATCCCAAGATGCCATCAAGAGTCAGG TGAAAAAGGAGCTTATGGCTGAAGCAGCAGCAAGTGAGAGAGGACTCTCCACGGATCACACG GGTTCTGTGTCTGCGGTTGAGGAAGAAACAGCTGGACTGTCAGTGTCAGGGGTCTATTTCATTTGCCCACTAACTGGGGCCACCGTAAGGAAAGACCAGAAGGAAGCACACATAAAAGAGGCCATCCTCTTG CATTTCTCTAGAGACCCAGTGGCTGCCTCGATCATGGAGATTCAGACCTTCAACAGGGACCGAGAGAAAGTGAAACTTGCAGTTGAGACCATTGCCAA ATATCTGGATAATATCCACCTCCATCCAGAGGAGGAGAAGTACCGGAAAATCAAACTGCAGAATAAAGTGTTTCAG GAAAGGATAAACTGTCTAGAAGGGACACACGAGTTTTTCCAGGCCATTGGGTTTGAGAAGGAAATGCTGCCTGTTCCAGGACAAG AGACCACAGAAGAGTACTATGTGCTGAAGGAGGAGGTGTTGACTAAGCTGGAGGACCTCAAGGACTATAAGGAGCAGCTGTTGAGTTCTGAGCCGGTGAAGGCCCAGTTGGATCGCCAGCTCTGCGTATTCAAACCCTCCCCGCAAGCTGCCCAGTTTGAGCTGCCCCATGACTTCTACAACCTGACAGCAGAGGAGCTAAAACGGGAACAGCGGCTCCG GACGGAAGCCGTGGAGAAGGCGTCTATGCTGAGGACAAAGGCTATGCGGGAGAGAGAAGAACAAAGGGAAATGCGGAAATATAACTACACGCTGCTACGAGTCCGTTTTCCCGATGGATACATTCTGCAAG GGACATTCTATGCCCGGGAGCCAGTCTCTGTGCTCTACAGGTTTGTGAGAGAAGCACTGAAGGATGATTGGATGCCCTTTGAGCTAGTTGCACCTGGAGGTCTTAAACTGACTGAAGAGAACGTGGCATTCAATGAGCGTGGGCTG GTGCCGTCTGCTCTCCTGACATTTGCATGGGATGCAGCTGTCATGGCAGACATAAAAGCTTCAGGAGAAGAGCAGAAAGGAAGCCCCTTGAAACCAGAACTCCTTTCTGCTGTCCAGATATTGTCATGA
- the UBXN6 gene encoding UBX domain-containing protein 6 isoform X2, which yields MAARERAPKEKPKAAPPKSRQGPTDEAQMAAAAALARLEQKPKPWLPSSQDAIKSQVKKELMAEAAASERGLSTDHTGSVSAVEEETAGLSVSGVYFICPLTGATVRKDQKEAHIKEAILLHFSRDPVAASIMEIQTFNRDREKVKLAVETIAKYLDNIHLHPEEEKYRKIKLQNKVFQERINCLEGTHEFFQAIGFEKEMLPVPGQETTEEYYVLKEEVLTKLEDLKDYKEQLLSSEPVKAQLDRQLCVFKPSPQAAQFELPHDFYNLTAEELKREQRLRTEAVEKASMLRTKAMREREEQREMRKYNYTLLRVRFPDGYILQGTFYAREPVSVLYRFVREALKDDWMPFELVAPGGLKLTEENVAFNERGLVPSALLTFAWDAAVMADIKASGEEQKGSPLKPELLSAVQILS from the exons ATGGCTGCTCG GGAAAGGGCCCCCAAAGAAAAGCCAAAAGCGGCCCCCCCAAAGTCTCGCCAAGGGCCCACAGATGAGGCccagatggcagcagctgcagccttgGCCCGGCTGGAGCAGAAGCCCAAGCCTTGGCTCCCTTCATCCCAAGATGCCATCAAGAGTCAGG TGAAAAAGGAGCTTATGGCTGAAGCAGCAGCAAGTGAGAGAGGACTCTCCACGGATCACACG GGTTCTGTGTCTGCGGTTGAGGAAGAAACAGCTGGACTGTCAGTGTCAGGGGTCTATTTCATTTGCCCACTAACTGGGGCCACCGTAAGGAAAGACCAGAAGGAAGCACACATAAAAGAGGCCATCCTCTTG CATTTCTCTAGAGACCCAGTGGCTGCCTCGATCATGGAGATTCAGACCTTCAACAGGGACCGAGAGAAAGTGAAACTTGCAGTTGAGACCATTGCCAA ATATCTGGATAATATCCACCTCCATCCAGAGGAGGAGAAGTACCGGAAAATCAAACTGCAGAATAAAGTGTTTCAG GAAAGGATAAACTGTCTAGAAGGGACACACGAGTTTTTCCAGGCCATTGGGTTTGAGAAGGAAATGCTGCCTGTTCCAGGACAAG AGACCACAGAAGAGTACTATGTGCTGAAGGAGGAGGTGTTGACTAAGCTGGAGGACCTCAAGGACTATAAGGAGCAGCTGTTGAGTTCTGAGCCGGTGAAGGCCCAGTTGGATCGCCAGCTCTGCGTATTCAAACCCTCCCCGCAAGCTGCCCAGTTTGAGCTGCCCCATGACTTCTACAACCTGACAGCAGAGGAGCTAAAACGGGAACAGCGGCTCCG GACGGAAGCCGTGGAGAAGGCGTCTATGCTGAGGACAAAGGCTATGCGGGAGAGAGAAGAACAAAGGGAAATGCGGAAATATAACTACACGCTGCTACGAGTCCGTTTTCCCGATGGATACATTCTGCAAG GGACATTCTATGCCCGGGAGCCAGTCTCTGTGCTCTACAGGTTTGTGAGAGAAGCACTGAAGGATGATTGGATGCCCTTTGAGCTAGTTGCACCTGGAGGTCTTAAACTGACTGAAGAGAACGTGGCATTCAATGAGCGTGGGCTG GTGCCGTCTGCTCTCCTGACATTTGCATGGGATGCAGCTGTCATGGCAGACATAAAAGCTTCAGGAGAAGAGCAGAAAGGAAGCCCCTTGAAACCAGAACTCCTTTCTGCTGTCCAGATATTGTCATGA